One window from the genome of Rhodobacteraceae bacterium S2214 encodes:
- a CDS encoding MBL fold metallo-hydrolase has protein sequence MKPIVLIAACTATTAIANEDIADQYPGSLLYSAPVEFIPGVFSAIGATAPPTYENAGHNNNLSFIVTGEGVVVINGGGSYGLGEALHTEIKARTDEPVVLVINENGQGHAMLGNSYWATQNVPIIAHVDAAAEFADRGGQIIANAERVNRDRHAGTVLQGPTETFDDDHIIELGDYRIEARYLGPSHSAGDVVVWLPNQDLVIAGDMAFHERMLPIFEDTYTLDWLETWDTEFEALDATYVIPGHGHPTNMDQVRLYTKGYLEYLRGKVGEHLDSGGGLADAYYVDQSPYLHLDTFEELATKNAGRVYEQMEFE, from the coding sequence ATGAAACCCATCGTTTTAATCGCGGCCTGCACCGCCACAACGGCTATCGCAAATGAAGACATTGCCGATCAATATCCCGGATCGCTGCTTTACAGTGCACCCGTCGAATTCATTCCCGGCGTTTTCAGCGCCATCGGGGCCACAGCCCCGCCGACATATGAAAACGCGGGCCATAATAACAACCTCAGCTTTATCGTCACAGGCGAAGGCGTGGTTGTGATCAACGGCGGCGGATCATACGGATTGGGGGAAGCGCTTCATACCGAGATCAAGGCGCGGACAGATGAACCTGTTGTTCTTGTGATCAACGAAAACGGCCAAGGCCATGCGATGCTCGGCAATTCCTATTGGGCAACCCAAAACGTTCCGATCATTGCCCATGTCGATGCCGCAGCCGAATTTGCGGATCGCGGTGGCCAGATCATCGCAAATGCCGAACGGGTGAACCGCGACCGACATGCTGGCACCGTGTTGCAAGGCCCGACCGAAACCTTCGATGACGACCATATCATCGAGCTCGGCGATTACCGGATCGAAGCGCGTTACTTAGGTCCATCCCATAGTGCGGGCGACGTGGTTGTTTGGCTGCCGAACCAAGATCTCGTGATTGCAGGCGACATGGCGTTTCACGAACGTATGCTGCCAATTTTCGAAGATACCTATACCCTTGATTGGCTCGAAACGTGGGATACGGAATTCGAAGCTTTGGACGCAACTTATGTTATTCCAGGCCACGGGCATCCGACGAATATGGATCAAGTTCGTCTGTATACGAAGGGCTATCTGGAATATTTGCGCGGCAAAGTCGGCGAACATCTTGATAGCGGCGGCGGGCTTGCGGACGCATATTACGTAGATCAGTCGCCCTATTTGCACCTTGATACGTTCGAAGAACTGGCCACAAAGAATGCAGGCCGTGTCTACGAACAAATGGAATTCGAATAG
- a CDS encoding MBL fold metallo-hydrolase, translated as MIRRRALLQSVAAAGVTLATPRMTWAQSAVVAGDTKLHTLSDGHLVLPRSFVLGDMPAPGADEILTRNGLVGETVSPDCNVTLLRTADRTVLFDVGSGADFMASAGKLSDALDQLGVDPFDITDVVFTHAHPDHLWGLLDDFGDLWFPEAAYHIGQTEWDYWTNPNTVSTIRSDRQAFAVGAANRLGEIADRITFFGDGAEVLPGVTARATPGHTPGHMAFAVQVGTETIMIVGDAIGNHHIGFEQPTWHSNSDQDPILGAKTRAGLLDQLTQDQMRFVGFHLPGGGLGRAEKRDSGYIFVGEET; from the coding sequence ATGATCCGCAGACGTGCCCTGCTTCAATCAGTTGCCGCCGCTGGCGTGACACTTGCGACACCGCGCATGACGTGGGCACAGTCCGCTGTTGTTGCTGGCGATACCAAGCTGCACACGCTTAGCGACGGGCACCTTGTTTTGCCGCGTTCGTTTGTCTTGGGCGACATGCCTGCGCCCGGTGCGGATGAAATTCTGACGCGTAACGGATTGGTCGGTGAAACTGTGTCCCCCGACTGCAATGTCACATTGCTGCGCACAGCTGATCGGACAGTACTGTTCGATGTCGGTTCAGGGGCTGATTTCATGGCGAGTGCTGGTAAGCTCAGCGATGCCTTGGACCAACTGGGTGTCGACCCATTTGATATCACGGACGTCGTGTTTACCCATGCACATCCTGATCATCTATGGGGCCTGCTGGATGACTTTGGCGATCTTTGGTTTCCTGAAGCTGCGTATCACATCGGGCAAACCGAATGGGATTATTGGACAAATCCGAACACCGTTTCGACGATCCGGTCAGATCGGCAGGCCTTTGCAGTCGGTGCCGCCAATCGGCTGGGTGAGATTGCAGATCGCATCACATTCTTTGGTGATGGCGCAGAAGTACTGCCGGGTGTGACCGCACGCGCAACACCGGGCCACACCCCCGGACATATGGCGTTCGCGGTGCAGGTCGGGACAGAAACGATCATGATTGTGGGCGATGCAATTGGTAATCACCACATCGGTTTTGAACAGCCGACGTGGCATTCGAATTCAGATCAGGATCCCATCTTGGGGGCAAAGACCCGTGCAGGGTTGCTGGATCAGTTGACGCAAGACCAGATGCGGTTCGTTGGGTTCCACCTGCCCGGCGGTGGGCTTGGTCGCGCCGAGAAACGCGACAGCGGATACATCTTCGTCGGAGAAGAAACATGA